Within Spartobacteria bacterium, the genomic segment ATGCGAATATACGGCATCAATCTCGTCGTGCGCCTGAAGAATATCTTCCATGGCACGCAGGGATGGTTCACGGGCAAAGTTACCCGTCGCACTGGCCACCACTTTAATTCCCGGGTAATATTCCTTGATGGTTTCATTGAACCCTTCAGAACGCATCGTGACAATTTCACATGGTACGCCCAGCATTTCAACTACGTTTCCCTTGCCATTCAACCGCTTACCGATATAGTGAGCTGCTGCGCGGCCAATACCGTAATTGTCTCCGGCAAGAAAGGAATTGTACTTTTCACTTCCGATCCCACGATCAAGAACGAGCAGAGGAACGCCCGCATCAAATACCCGTTCACAAATGGGTGTCAACGGCCCGGATTCCAGCGGCAGCACCACCATGGCATCCAGTTTTTCCAGCATCAGATCCTCAATGGCGGCCACCTGCGCGGCTGGATTGGGGGATACAACAATTTTTATATCATAATCGGGCCCGGCCTTCTCCGCTTCCTGTTTTGCGTAATCAATAATGGCACCTACCCACTGATTGGCCGGAGCCGGTAAAGACACACCGATTTTATATTTAGCCATTGC encodes:
- a CDS encoding LacI family transcriptional regulator; amino-acid sequence: MNVYLKKSMLMATIGLIGLSCTAMAKYKIGVSLPAPANQWVGAIIDYAKQEAEKAGPDYDIKIVVSPNPAAQVAAIEDLMLEKLDAMVVLPLESGPLTPICERVFDAGVPLLVLDRGIGSEKYNSFLAGDNYGIGRAAAHYIGKRLNGKGNVVEMLGVPCEIVTMRSEGFNETIKEYYPGIKVVASATGNFAREPSLRAMEDILQAHDEIDAVYSHDDEQTLGIMLAVQDAGREDEMFLTGAGGNKGIYEELMSGNDLIGASFTYSPTMGGSAVRMAMKLAQGKGLDDTLEQEIPRKVVLNASAVTKDNVKKFYDKNSSY